In one window of Gossypium hirsutum isolate 1008001.06 chromosome A01, Gossypium_hirsutum_v2.1, whole genome shotgun sequence DNA:
- the LOC107934135 gene encoding uncharacterized protein: MDDGNTTEAERWLTIAAKLLASGDFHGTRTFAIRARESAPVLADQILAVTDTLLTAQSNPRDWYGILQLVPLTQSMEVVESQYRKLAILLNPVKNTLSFADQAFRFVSEAWNVLSNPSNKLIYDNELRFLQFGHVSQLGQQHYQQEQPQVQQPQPLTQTLFMQQPPPPKETQTLFMQTPLKETQAHVTQSLFVRSPRDNNSDGNATLEGGEQLGLNNYSSESTWTRQINQTGLTQPSQINQTGSVGSSQISWPEPTRTTPINQPEAVGENQINQTELTRMGQINHSAAPAPAPAPAPAPTPTTTPTKEHSRVEPTGASQETNSAQASQATELEGSTFWTACPHCYSRFEYPKMYENCTLRCQTKDCRKAFHAVVIPSPPAQTEPTGVTRANQAIESEEPTFWTACPYCYTLCEYLKVYEDCTLRCQTKNCRRAFHAVVIPPPPMNGKDTYICSWGFFPIGLSRNGNFPNWSPISTMFACPNNKNAGKQMNTKKSSPKLFYDEQDVYVEISDSSISSENEDDDDDWRNEKREKKVNNSKGKGSRGRYAKKPQSERMKQGVMTKLMRIMVEIRVVHPWCRTVCRLLNQAEGSR, from the coding sequence ATGGACGACGGCAACACCACCGAGGCGGAGCGATGGCTAACTATAGCGGCGAAGCTACTCGCTTCCGGCGACTTTCACGGGACCAGGACTTTCGCGATCCGAGCTCGAGAATCGGCACCTGTCCTCGCCGACCAAATCTTAGCTGTCACCGACACTCTCTTAACCGCTCAATCTAACCCTCGTGACTGGTACGGTATCCTCCAACTCGTTCCTTTAACTCAATCCATGGAAGTTGTGGAGAGTCAGTATAGGAAACTCGCGATTCTCTTGAACCCTGTGAAGAACACGTTGTCTTTTGCGGATCAAGCGTTTCGGTTCGTTTCTGAAGCTTGGAATGTGCTGTCGAATCCTTCTAATAAGCTCATTTACGATAATGAGTTGAGGTTTCTTCAGTTTGGTCATGTGAGTCAACTCGGTCAGCAACATTATCAACAAGAACAGCCACAAGTTCAGCAACCGCAACCGCTGACGCAGACGCTGTTTATGCAGCAACCACCACCGCCGAAAGAAACCCAAACGCTATTTATGCAAACGCCGTTGAAAGAAACGCAAGCGCATGTTACGCAATCACTGTTTGTGAGAAGCCCTAGAGATAATAACAGTGATGGAAATGCTACATTAGAAGGAGGGGAGCAGTTgggtttaaataattattcttcTGAGTCAACTTGGACGAGGCAGATTAATCAGACTGGTTTAACTCAGCCGAGTCAGATTAACCAGACGGGATCTGTTGGTTCGAGCCAAATTAGTTGGCCGGAGCCAACACGGACTACCCCCATTAATCAACCTGAGGCTGTTGGGGAAAACCAGATTAATCAGACTGAGCTGACTCGGATGGGTCAGATTAATCACTCAGCAGCTCCTGCTCCTGCTCCTGCACCTGCTCCTGCTCCTACTCCTACTACTACTCCTACTAAGGAGCATAGTCGGGTAGAGCCAACTGGTGCGAGTCAGGAAACCAATTCGGCTCAGGCTAGTCAAGCTACCGAGTTAGAGGGATCAACTTTCTGGACAGCTTGTCCGCACTGTTACTCTCGTTTTGAGTATCCGAAGATGTACGAGAATTGTACACTAAGGTGTCAGACTAAGGACTGCAGGAAAGCTTTCCATGCGGTTGTGATACCTTCTCCACCTGCTCAGACAGAGCCAACTGGTGTGACTCGGGCCAATCAAGCTATTGAGTCAGAGGAACCGACATTCTGGACGGCTTGTCCATACTGTTACACACTCTGTGAATACCTGAAGGTGTACGAGGACTGTACGCTAAGGTGTCAAACTAAGAACTGTAGGAGAGCTTTCCATGCAGTTGTGATACCACCGCCACCGATGAACGGAAAGGACACATATATCTGCTCCTGGGGTTTTTTCCCTATAGGATTATCTCGTAATGGTAATTTCCCAAATTGGTCACCTATTTCGACCATGTTTGCTTGCCCTAACAACAAGAATGCTGGAAAACAAATGAATACCAAAAAGTCTTCTCCAAAGCTGTTTTATGATGAACAAGATGTATATGTAGAGATCTCTGATTCGAGCATTAGTTCCGAGAATGAGGATGATGACGATGATTGGCGAAATGAAAAGAGGGAGAAAAAGGTGAACAATTCTAAAGGGAAAGGATCTAGGGGGAGATATGCAAAGAAACCACAGAGTGAGAGAATGAAGCAGGGGGTGATGACCAAGTTAATGCGGATCATGGTGGAAATTCGAGTGGTGCATCCATGGTGCCGGACAGTGTGTCGACTGCTGAATCAAGCAGAAGGAAGCAGATGA